CTACACCTATGAGCTCGATCACACCAACCCGGTGGTATCAGTGCTCGGCCCGGGAGACCAACTCGTCGACCAATTCAATTTCAAGATCTCGGATGGCAAAGGCGCCACCGACTTCGGCTTGCTCAATATCGCGGTCGACTTGCCGGAGCACGGCGACGTCTTCGTGAATTTCGAGGATGTCGGCAAATACGACTTCCCCACAGGCTACAAGGGCTTTGATTGGGGCGCCTGGCACGATGGTGACGACGCGACCGTGCGGGAAGAAGCGGATGGCAACCACTATCTGGGAGGGGGCGTATTCTGGACACCCATCCAAGCCGCCGATGGCGGCCACTTTCAGATCGAGCAATTCAGTGTCGCAAACGGCACGTCGGACTATGACAACGTTCTGACGATCGAAGGTAAGCTGAACGGCGATACCGTATTCTTGGTCACGGTCAACGTCACCGCCGACAGCATTCATGACCCGCAAGTGATTGATCTCAGCGCCTACGGCGAAATCGACTCTCTCGTGCTCGACACCGAACCCGTCATCAACGAAACGAGCGGCCCGGATTATTACGGCGCGCAATACGACAACTTTCATTTCATCGTTTGACGGAGGGGAAAGGGCGTCGTATCGCCGAAATCTTTGCACCTTCGCCGAGCACGCTCTGCTGCAGCTATCTGATACCAATATCTTGCGATAGCTGACCGGCTTGCGTCTTGCTAGCATAGGATCGTGCGAGGAGGCACGGTTATGCTGGGATGGAGGAAATGATGCAGCCAGTCGGGATGAGGTTAGCGGCGGTCATGTTCTCGCTTGCCGTATGGGCTATTATTATCGCTGTCGCATCCCACCTTTGGGTGACGAAGATGCCTGGATTGCTTTTGACGCTGTACAGATAGGCCTGTCCTCGGCGTTGGCGGAAATCTGCAGATCAGGGGCCGAACTGGTTTTGCCCCCTCGCCGCGACGGTTGGCGCTGCAATCAATGTGCTACCACGGCCGCCAGAACCGGCCCAAAATCGAGCCACAAAAATCGCTAATTCTGCAATGAGGAGATGGTAGCGGAGGAGGGATTTGAACCCCCGACACAAGGATTATGATTCCTCTGCTCTGACCTACTGAGCTACTCCGCCACTGGTCAACGATACCCGCTCGCGAAGCGATGCCGGTTCGTGGGATGAGCGGCTTATAAGGTGCGCTTCGGCTTTGTGTCAAGCGCATGATCGAGAAAAACGGTGGGCTTTGCCGGCCGTTGTTACCTATGGGTTTCAGGCGGCGACGGGGCTGGCCAAAAGGGCCTTCAGGCACGCTTCCGCCGAAGGCTCGCGCTCGGAACGTTCGATGAAGCCACCGCCGAAGACGCGGGCGTTGTCGCCGGGCGCGGAATAAAGCGCGCAGGCCTGGCCGGGCGCGATACCCGCCTCGCCGACCGTCAGATCGACATAGGTGCCTGTTGCATCTACATGCAGCACGGCGGGCGCCGGCGCCCGTGTCGAGCGGACCTTGGCGTAGCAGGCAAAGCCCTTGCCGGACGCGGCTTCCGAAAGCGTCTCGTCGCCCAGCCAGTTGACGTCGCGCAGGTAGACGCGGTGCGTTTCCAGCGCCTCCTTCGGCCCGACGATGACGCGGCGCGAGCGGGCGTCGAGAAAGACGACATAGAGCGGCTCGCCGGTGGCGATGCCGATGCCGCGGCGCTGGCCGATCGTGAAGTGCAAGATGCCTTCATGGGTGCCGAGCACGCGGCCGTCGAGATGGACGATCTCACCGGCGAGCGCCGCATTCGGCTTCAGCTTGGTGATGACGTCGGAATATTTGCCCTGCGGCACGAAGCAGATGTCCTGGCTGTCGGCCTTCTTGGCGACGACGAGGCCCATCTCTTCGGCAAGCCTGCGGGTCTCCGCCTTCGGCAGGCCGCCTAGGGGAAAGCGGAGATAGTCGATCTGTTCCTGCGTCGTGGCGAAGAGGAAGTAGCTCTGGTCACGGTCGGCGTCAGCCGGGCGGAAAAGCGCGCGGCGGCCGGGATTTTCCGGCGAAGGGTTCGGTCCCGAGCGAATATAGTGGCCGGTCGCCAGCGCATCGGCGCCAAGCTCCTTGGCAGTCGCCAGCAGATCAGCGAATTTGACGGTCTGGTTGCAGGAAACGCAAGGGATCGGCGTTTCGCCCGCCACGTAGCTTTCGGCGAAGGGATTGATCACCGTCTCGCGAAAGCGCTTTTCGTAATCGAGCACGTAATGCGGGATGCCGAGCGTTTCGCAGACGCGGCGCGCATCGTCGATATCCTGGCCGGCGCAGCAGGAGCCGGCGCGGTGAACAGCGGCGCCATGATCGTAAAGCTGCAGCGTGATGCCGAGCACGTCGTAACCCTGGTGTTTCAGAAGACCGGCGACGACAGATGAATCGACGCCGCCCGACATGGCGACGACGACACGGGTCTCTTCCGGCTTCTTGTCAAAATCCAGTGTGTTCAACGATGGTGCCATTCTGCTTGGGTCACGATCCGCCCTTGCGCTGCAATTGCGGCGGATTGCTGATCTCCGGCGGGATCGGCCGCCGTCTCTCGATGAGGCACCGATATAGAAAGGATTGTCCTTGGGCGCAAGGGGCAGCCTTCTGGCACCGATAATTCGCATTCCCGCGTGAAGAGAAGGCGCAGCCAAAGCCGCGCCTTGGAAGCGGGGGTGCGGCTCAGGTGCCGATCAGCTTGTTGCAGGCGAATGCAATGCCCGGATTGGCGATGATGGCGGTTACGAGCGCCAGTCCGATCATCGAGAATGAAAAGCGTTTCATAAACATCCTCCTTTCCAGCCCACGACAATTATGCGGCTTCGCTCGCCTTTCTCAAAATGACGAATGCTTGATGGCATCCGGCGGCATGCCTTTCCCCGACGCCACTCCCAGCTGTCGCTTAAGCGCTTCTATCTGCGTGACGAAGCCGTCTTCTGAGCGCGACCGTGGATCAGCGCTTCTGCCTCGTGCTGCGGCATCGGCCGGCCGAGCAGATAGCCCTGCACCTCACTGAAACCTTCTGCGCGCAGCTTCTGCAACTGCTCTTCCGTCTCGATCCCTTCGGCCAACGTCGTCGCGTTGAAGCCGGAACCGATGCCGACGACGGCGCGCACGATGGCGAGATTGCCGGCATCCGTCTCGATACCCGAAACGAAGCTGCGGTCGAGCTTGATCTTGTCGAAGGGGAAGGATCGGAGATAACTCAGCGACGAATAGCCGGTGCCGAAATCGTCGATGGCGATGCGGACGCCGAGCTCCTTCAGTGCACGCAGCCGCGGCAGGCTTTGGTCGGCATCGGTCAGGAATACGGATTCGGTGACTTCGATTTCAAGCCGGTCGGCATTGAGGCCCGTCTCGTCGAGCGCCGCGACCACGGTCGAAAGCAGGCTCGCATGCCGAAACTGGCTGACGGAGAGATTGACGGCGATCCTCAGACGGGCGGGCCAGCCGGCAGCCGCGCGGCAGGCTTCCCGGATCACCCAGTCGCCGATCGGCACGATAAGGCCGGTTTCCTCGGCGAGCGGAATGAATTCCATCGGCGCCACCAGCCCGCGCTTGGGATGGCGCCAGCGGATCAGCGCCTCGAAGCCGCCGATGCCGTCATTGTCGAGCTGCACGATCGGCTGGTAGTGCAGCTCGAACTGGCGCTTCTCCAGCGCCTCCCACAGTTCGGCTGTCATCACGTGCCGGCGCTCGGCGGCGAGCCGCATCTCCGTCTCGTAGAAACGATAGGTCGAGCGCCCACTCTCCTTGGCGGCATAGAGCGCCAGATCCGCATGCCGCATCAGCACATCCGCGCCACCGGCATGGTCGGGCGCCAAGGCGATGCCGATACTGCAGGTAACATGCTCCCGGGCGCCGTCGAGATCGAAGGCATGGCTAAGAGTTTGCAGCAGCCGCTGCGCAAAACGCCCTGCCCGCTCCGGTTCGACGAGCTCCAATACGACGGCGAATTCGTCACCGCCGAGACGGGCGACGAGATCGCCCTCCTCCGCCAGTTGCAGCAGTCGCTCCGACACTTGGCAAAGCAGCGCGTCGCCAGCGGCATGTCCCTTGCTGTCATTGATATGCTTGAAGTGATCGACGTCGATATAAAGCAGCGCGATCGGGCTGTCGGCGGTCGCCTCGACCGCCCGCCGGTTGATATGTTTGGAAAATGCCGCCCGGTTCGGCAGGCCGGTGAGCGGATCATGCATGGCGAGATGGGCAAGCTTTGCCTCGACGGCGCGCTCCTCCGTCACGTCCTGCGAGATGCCGAGCAGATAACGCGGCGCATGGCCCTCCGGCGTCGGCAGGGCGCGCTTGACGGTGCGCAGGAGGCGCGGCGCACCATCGGCGCGCAGCATGCTCTCCTCGAAGCTGATCGCCGTATTGGCTTCGAAGGCCCGGCGATCCTGCTCGCGGAAGGCGTCTGTCTGACTGGGGGGAAACAGCGCCCGGTCGGTTCGGCCGACCACCTGCTCCGCCCTCATGCCGACGATGTCGCCGCAGGCCTCGTTGAAGAGAACGTAAAGTCCGTCCGCTTCCATGTCCTTGACGAAGACGCCGACCGGCAGGTTGTCGACGATGCTGTCGAGAAGCGAGCGCGTATCGCTGATCTGGCGTCTGGCGGCATTGACCTCGGTACGATCCTGCACGATCGCCAGGATTGCGGCCCGGCCCTCGAAACGCACTTCTCGGCCATAGGTCAGCACTTCGAAGGTCTCGCCGCTCGCCTTGAGGTGAACCCAACGCTCCGCCTTTTCCATGTCGGTACGGCCGCTGACGGCGTCGACCATCCGTTCCCGCTCATGCTCAGGGCGGATATCCAGAACCGTCATGCGCCGGTATTCGTCCGCGCCGTAGCCGTAAAGTGCTGCCGCCGCCTCGTTGACGATGAGAAAGCGCAACGATGCCGGATCATAGACCCACATCGGCGACGGATGCGTTGCAAACAATGACCGGAAGTCGTCGTTTAATGCTTCGGTCTGCTCGGTCTTCTGCAAGGGGGCCATGGAATTTCGCGTGCGGTTGATGCCGATGTCAGGGGTATACTGAGAAAAGTTAAATAAAATCAGAATCATACTCAGGGTTAAACTTTAGGCTTCCGCCTTCAGAATGTGCAAAGCGGCGGTCTGCCATCACGATCTCGGCCCTCGATTAAATAATTTAGGCGCCATGGAACAATTCCGTTGATCGTGCGTTGCGGGGTGATCGATGTCGCATTCGAATTGCTGAGGAGGGTTTCATGGGCAGGTTCGGCACGACGACGGATTACAGCAGAATCAGACACTGGATCGAAGAGCGCGGCGGCCATCCCGCCCGGATCAACAACGCACCGGACAGCGAAACCGTCCGCGTCGATTTTTCCTCGAAACCGGAAGAGATTTCCTGGGACGAATTCTTTCAGGGCCTCGACGGTAGCAGGCTCGCCTTCCTTCACCGCACCAAGGCTGAAGACGACGTTGTCCGTTTCGGAAAAATCCTCCGCCGGAAACGTCGGCACCACTAAATTCATCGGTTCCTGACATGAAAAAACCCGGCGCTGTTTCCAGCGCCGGGTTTTTCATGTCCTCGGGAAGAAAAACTCAGTCGATATTGAAGGTCAGCGGCTTTGCCTGGCGAACCGCCTGGTGGGCCGTCAACTCAGCAAGCACGGCGTCATCAACCTTGCCGTCGACATAGAGCAGCGCAATGGCGTCGCCGCCCTGCTTGTCACGGCCGAGCTGGAAGTTGGCGATGTTGACGCCGGCAGCACCAAGCGTCGTGCCGATGAAGCCGATCATGCCGGGAACGTCGGTATTGGTGATGTAGATCATGTGCGAGCCGACATCGGCATCGAGGTTGATACCCTTGATCTGGATGAAGCGCGGCTTGCCGTCCGAAAACACCGTGCCGGCGACCGAGCGCGTCATGCTTTCGGTGGTCACCGTCAGCTTGATATAGCCGTCGAAGACGCCTGTCTTGTCGCGCTTGACCTCGGAAAGCACAATGCCCTTTTCCTTGATCATGATCGGCGCCGAAACCATGTTGACGTCGGCGACCTGTGGGCGGATGAGGCCGGCGAGCACAGCACTCGTCAGCGCCCGAGTATTCATGTTGGCGGTGATGCCATCATAGAGAATTTCGATTTCCTTGATCGGCTCTTCGGTGACTTGGCCGACGAAGGCGCCGAGAACGTCGGCAAGACGGATGAAGGGCTTCAGGATCGGCGCTTCCTCAGCCGTGATCGACGGCATGTTGATGGCGTTGGAAACCGCACCATTGACGAGGTAATCCGCCATCTGTTCGGCCACCTGCAAAGCGACGTTCTCCTGCGCCTCGGTCGTCGAGGCGCCGAGATGCGGCGTGCAGACGACGTTCGGCAGGCCGAAGAGCGGACTTTCCTTGGCGGGCTCGACCTCGAACACGTCGAAGGCGGCACCCGCGACATGGCCGGACTTGATGGCCTCCGCAAGCGCTGCCTCATCGACCAGGCCGCCGCGGGCGCAGTTGATGATGCGCACGCCCGGCTTGGTCTTTGCCAGCGCTTCCTTGTTGAGGATGCCGCGCGTCTTGTCGGTCATCGGCACATGCAGCGTGATGAAGTCGGCGCGGGCGAAAAGCTCTTCCAGCTCGACCTTGGTGACGCCCATCTCCTCGGCGCGCTCCTTGGAGAGGAACGGATCGTAGGCGACGACGTGCATCTTCAGGCCGATGGCGCGGGCGCAGACGATCGAGCCGATATTGCCGGCGCCGATGACGCCGAGCGTCTTGCCGGTTATCTCGACGCCCATGAATTTCGACTTCTCCCACTTGCCGGCCTGCGTCGAGGTATCAGCTGCCGGAAGCTGGCGAGCAACGGCGAACATCAGCGCGATCGCGTGTTCGGCTGTCGTGATCGAGTTGCCGAAGGGCGTGTTCATGACGATGATGCCGCGACGCGAGGCGGCCGGGATATCGACATTGTCGACGCCGATGCCGGCGCGGCCGACGACCTTGAGGTTCGTCGCCCCCTCGATGATCTTTTCCGTCACCTTGGTCGCGGAGCGGATGGCTAAGCCATCATACTTGCCGATGACTTCGAGCAGACGGTCTTTGTCCTTGCCGAGCTGCGGTTCGAAATCGACTTCGACGCCGCGGTCGCGGAAAATCTGGACGGCGGTTTCCGACAATTCGTCGGATACGAGAACGCGAGGTGCCATGAGGGCCTCCTTCAAAAGTGTTCAGCGATGAATAAAATCGGGAATGCTGGGCTCCGCCCTGTGGCGGAGCCGGATGCGATCGCCTCAGGCAGCAGCCTGGGTGAACTGCGCCTTCTGCGTTTCGAAGGCCCAGGAAAGCCAGGGCATCAGCTTCTGCATGTCGGATGCCTCGATCGTGGCGCCGGCCCAGATGCGCAGGCCGGACGGCGCGTCGCGGTAATGGCCGACGTCATAGGCGACACCTTCCTTTTCCAGCAGGCCGACCAGACCCTTGGCGAAATTCGCCTGGCCGTCGTCGTCAAGCGCTGCGATGTCCTTGTCGACGATCTTCAGGCAGACGGAGGTGTTGGAGGCCGTCTCCGCCTTGACGGCGAGATTGGCGATCCAGTCGTTTGCCGCAACGAAATCGTGGATGACCTTGGCATTGGCATCGGCACGCGCGATCAGCCCCTTGAGGCCGCCGAGTTGCTTGGCCCAGACAAGCGCATCGATATAGTCTTCGACGCAGAGCATCGACGGCGTGTTGATCGTCTCGCCCTGGAAGATGCCTTCCGTCAGCTTGCCGCCCGAGGTCATGCGGAAGATCTTCGGCAGCGGCCAGGCCGGTGTGTAGGTGACCAGACGCTCGACGGCGCGCGGCGAAAGAATGATGACACCGTGCGCGCCCTCGCCGCCCAGAACCTTTTGCCAGGAGAAGGTGACGACGTCGAGCTTGGCGAAATCGAGTTCCTGCGCAAAAGCGGCCGAGGTGGCATCGCAGATCGTCAGGCCCTTGCGATTGGCAGGGATGAAATCGGCATTCGGCACGCGCACACCCGAGGTGGTGCCGTTCCAGGTGAAGACGACATCGCGATCGAAATCGACGGTCGACAGATCCGGAAGCTCGCCGTAACCGGCTTCGAGCTTGCGCACATCCTTGAGCTTCAGCTGTTTGACGACATCGGTGACCCAGCCGGCGCCGAAGCTTTCCCAGGCAAGCATATCGACGCCACGTTCACCGAGCAGCGACCAGAGCGCCATTTCGACGGCGCCGGTGTCGGAGGCCGGAACGATGCCAATGCGGTAATCCGCCGGCACGTCGAGAATTTCGCGGGTGAGATCAATGGCCTGCTTGAGCTTAACCTTACCGACCTTCGCGCGGTGCGAACGGCCAAGGGCCGCGTCGGAGAGTGCGTCGAGCGACCAACCGGGGCGCTTCGAGCAGGGGCCAGAAGAAAAATGGGTATTGTGCGGACGGATGTCCGGCTTTGCGGTCTTCGCCATGATGCTATCCTCTCAGATAGAAAGCCCTTCGTTGGGGAAGGGTGTCCCGCCGCCGTGTTTATGGATGAGGCGGGTCATAGTCAAGATCGAAGTGTCGCGGTCGGAAGATATTTTGACGCAGGCGAGATGGCTGCAAAGCAAAAAAGCCGCCCTGTTCGGGGCGGCTTTCAGATGGAACCGGATCGAACCTATTTGTAGACCGGCTGCTGCAGCGGGATTTCCGGTGGCGGTTCGTAGCTCGCCTGGGCGCAACCGCCGAAGAGATAACGCGCGCCGACGCGGGCTTCGTGAACGCTGAGACCCTTGTCGCGGCCCGGGCCGCCATTCTCGGCGTAGCCGAACATGTTGCCGCCGTCGATGTGCAGGTAGCGATAGCCGACATCGGCCTTGACGTTGCAGGTCACGTCGATCGAGGCGCCGGCCATCAGGGCGTAGGTGAAGCGCCAGTTGCCCTTGCCGCCATGGGTGACCTGGTCGTCGCAGAAGCTGCCGTCATCGGCGCAGGCGACGTTGCGCAGGTTCTTCCACTTGACGTAGGAACCGCCGATACCGGCGCCGACATAAGGCGTGACGTAGCCGTAGGTGCCGAGATCGACATAGGCATTGGCGAGCAGCGTATAAGCGGTCAGCGAGGAGCGGTCGCTCGAGGTGCAATCCACCAACGGGAAGCCGCACTGCCCGACTGTCGAGCCCTTGAAATCCGCCTGGGTAAGATAGTCGAAGGTCAGATCGGTGCGCAGATAGCTGTTGATCTGGTAACCGACACCGCCGCCGACCGTCCATGCATCGTCCAGGTCGGCACGGTCGAAATCGACTTCCGTGGCGTTGCTGCCCTGGAAATAGCGGGCGCCGCGCAGATCGGTGAAGGCATAACCGACATCGCCGCGCAGGTACCAGCCGGTCGCTTCGGTGACCGTCACCTCAGGCGGCTGCTCCGGGATAGGCTCAGCAGGGGCGAGGTCCGCGGAATAGGCGTTTGTCGCGATCAACAATGCGGCAAATATGCCGGACAAGCTTCTTTTCATGGATCCCACTCCAAAATCTCGTTGCGTCGGCAGGCTCAATCGCCGCCAATCTGGTACGCTTCGTATGGATAATGAATTGGAAACGTTAAAAGCTGCTTAACTATAAATAGGAAGAAACGTTAAGAGAGAGATTGGCAGCAAGTTCCGCGATACAGTGAAGCTCCGCCAAAGGCCGGCAGCCCCGGACTTGCCGAAGATCGCCAGCCGCGACGCCAAGAACCCCGCCTCTTCAAATCGCCCCTGCATAATTCCTTAAATCGGAATCGATTTAAGGATAAAATTATGCAGCAACCAAAGTGTTACAGCGTCCTTTGCCCGTCTGAAAAGACGGGCGGCGCTGTAAGTTGGTTTCCTTCGCCATCAAGTCGGTCGGCTTCATTCGGCGAACCCTGCTCTTACTTCCATTGCGTCGCGTTTTCGGCGGCGCAGCCGTACGGTGGTAAGGAGGTGCCAAAGGTCGTTTTGAGCTTGGCGCAGCCCCAGGCATTGATCGGGCCTGGCATGGCATTGTTGAGCGTGATGCCGATTTCATCGTAAGGGCTGTCGGTGTTGGTGATGTAGCGATACCAGCGGAAACCGGCAAAGACGACGAATGCGAGAGCGATCGTCAGCAGCAGGCGCACCAATTTTTTCATGATATTTCCTTTGAATGCAAACGCCGCCGTGTAGCATCCGTATGTTGAGGTTGACAGCGCTGCTAACGGTTCCGGCAGGAGGTCCATTCGGAGTGGATCTTCGAACTAAGGCGCCGATAACGAAAAAGCCGGCACTTGCGCACCGGCTTTTGACGTTTCGCCCCGAAAAAATCAGGCGGCAGTCCGGACGTTCGAGATCGTGCCGATCAGTTCGTTGACGATTCGCTCGATCTGGGCGCGGTCGTCACCCTCGGCCATGACGCGGATCAACGGCTCGGTGCCCGAGGGGCGGATGACGAGGCGGCCGTTCCTGGCGAGTTCGGCTTCGGCGTCGGCGATCGCCTTCTGCACCTGGATATCCTCCAGCGGCTTGCCACCACTGATGCGGACATTACGCAGCAGCTGCGGCACCGGCTCGAAGCGGCGGCAGACCTCACTGACAGTTCTTCCGGTGCGCTTGACTGCGGCTAGGATCTGCAGCGCCGCGACAAGACCGTCGCCGGTCGTGCCGTAATCCGAAAGCACGATGTGGCCGGACTGCTCGCCGCCGACATTGTAGTTGTGCTGGCGCATATGCTCGACGACGTAGCGGTCACCGACCTTAGTCCGGGCAAGGCCGAGGCCCTTGTCATCGAGGAAACGCTCGAGGCCGAGATTGGACATGACGGTCGCAACGATACCATTGCCGCGCAGCTGCTGGCTCTCGGCCCAGCTCTCGGCGATGACGGCCATCAGCTGGTCGCCGTCGACGATCGAGCCGTTCTCGTCGACGATGATGACGCGGTCCGCATCGCCATCGAGCGCGATGCCGATATCGGCGCGCACCTCGTCGACCTTCTTCTGCAACGCGACGGGGCTGGTGGAACCGCAATTGAGATTGATGTTGGTGCCGTTCGGCTCGTTGCCGATGGTGACGACCTCGGCGCCGAGCTCCCAGAGCACGGCCGGCGCCACCTTATAGGCAGCCCCATTGGCGCAATCGATGGCGATCCTCAGGCCCTGCAGCGTCACGTCGCGCGGCAGCGTGCGCTTGGCATGTTCTATATAGCGGTCATGCACCCCGTCGACGCGCTTGGCGCGGCCGATATCGTCGGATTTGGCAAGCCGTGCGTTCAGGTCCTTTTCGAGCAGATCCTCGATCTCGGCCTCGATGTCGTCTGAAAGCTTATAGCCGTCAGGGCCGAAGAGCTTGATGCCGTTATCCTCGTAAGGATTGTGCGAAGCGGAGATCATCACGCCGAGATCGGCCCGCAACGAGCGCGTCAGCATGGCCACAGCTGGTGTCGGGATCGGGCCGAGAATAAAGGCATCGAGGCCTGCGGCCGTGAAGCCCGCGACCATGGCGTTCTCCAGCATATAGCCGGAAAGGCGCGTATCCTTGCCGATGACGACGCGGTGGCGGTGGTTGCCGCGGCGGAAGATCGTGCCGGCGGCAATGCCGACCCGCATGGCGAGATCCGGCGTCATCGGGAAGACGTTGGATTGGCCGCGAATGCCGTCCGTACCGAAATAGCGTCTTTTCATCTGCACTCCTGTGCTTTCCGCGCGCCATTCAAGGCAGCGCACCGTTCCAAGCGAATCCGGCTTCAGTGGAATGTCGTCAATCCAGCAGCGTGATTCATGCTTGCCTCAATTCAGCGGAATGCCACAAAATGCGGCGAACGGCACGTAAATTAGCAAGAAAAATGATTATATCCCGTTACCAATGGAAAAGGCCGGATCTCCCACTTCGGAAATCCGGCCTTGTTCAAGGTAGTGCCGTTATTCAATGCGGCTGCGGTTCGAGGCCGCCTTCGGGCTCGTCACCCTTGGTGGCAGGCCGTGCGCCGGCCTTCGGAACGGCCGAGCCACGGCTTGGCGGCGAATCATCACCGAGATCGCGGGAAGGCTTTTCGCCGCGGATCAGCGCCTTGATCTCTTCGCCGGTCAGTGTCTCGTATTCGAGCAGACCTTCGGCAAGCACGACAAATTCGTCGTGCTTTTCCGTCAGGATCGTGCGGGCCTGCGTATAGGCTTCGTCGATCAGGCGGCGCACTTCATTGTCGATCTTCTGCGCGGTTGCTTCCGAAACATTCTTCGACTGCGAAACCGAGTGGCCGAGGAAGACTTCCTGCTGGTTCTCGCCATAGGCGACCTGACCGAGCTGATCGGAAAAGCCCCACTGCGTGACCATGGCGCGGGCAAGCTTCGTGGCCTGCTCAATGTCGGAGGAGGCACCCGAAGTGATGTTT
This Rhizobium brockwellii DNA region includes the following protein-coding sequences:
- a CDS encoding VCBS domain-containing protein gives rise to the protein MANHKPVAGDVYQPIFNIDNPIDGNILDNTSSVDADGDQVRLNFVNGQRIPQPADPNGPATTTTVEGKYGTLTVYSNGNYTYELDHTNPVVSVLGPGDQLVDQFNFKISDGKGATDFGLLNIAVDLPEHGDVFVNFEDVGKYDFPTGYKGFDWGAWHDGDDATVREEADGNHYLGGGVFWTPIQAADGGHFQIEQFSVANGTSDYDNVLTIEGKLNGDTVFLVTVNVTADSIHDPQVIDLSAYGEIDSLVLDTEPVINETSGPDYYGAQYDNFHFIV
- the mnmA gene encoding tRNA 2-thiouridine(34) synthase MnmA is translated as MNTLDFDKKPEETRVVVAMSGGVDSSVVAGLLKHQGYDVLGITLQLYDHGAAVHRAGSCCAGQDIDDARRVCETLGIPHYVLDYEKRFRETVINPFAESYVAGETPIPCVSCNQTVKFADLLATAKELGADALATGHYIRSGPNPSPENPGRRALFRPADADRDQSYFLFATTQEQIDYLRFPLGGLPKAETRRLAEEMGLVVAKKADSQDICFVPQGKYSDVITKLKPNAALAGEIVHLDGRVLGTHEGILHFTIGQRRGIGIATGEPLYVVFLDARSRRVIVGPKEALETHRVYLRDVNWLGDETLSEAASGKGFACYAKVRSTRAPAPAVLHVDATGTYVDLTVGEAGIAPGQACALYSAPGDNARVFGGGFIERSEREPSAEACLKALLASPVAA
- a CDS encoding putative bifunctional diguanylate cyclase/phosphodiesterase, which encodes MILILFNFSQYTPDIGINRTRNSMAPLQKTEQTEALNDDFRSLFATHPSPMWVYDPASLRFLIVNEAAAALYGYGADEYRRMTVLDIRPEHERERMVDAVSGRTDMEKAERWVHLKASGETFEVLTYGREVRFEGRAAILAIVQDRTEVNAARRQISDTRSLLDSIVDNLPVGVFVKDMEADGLYVLFNEACGDIVGMRAEQVVGRTDRALFPPSQTDAFREQDRRAFEANTAISFEESMLRADGAPRLLRTVKRALPTPEGHAPRYLLGISQDVTEERAVEAKLAHLAMHDPLTGLPNRAAFSKHINRRAVEATADSPIALLYIDVDHFKHINDSKGHAAGDALLCQVSERLLQLAEEGDLVARLGGDEFAVVLELVEPERAGRFAQRLLQTLSHAFDLDGAREHVTCSIGIALAPDHAGGADVLMRHADLALYAAKESGRSTYRFYETEMRLAAERRHVMTAELWEALEKRQFELHYQPIVQLDNDGIGGFEALIRWRHPKRGLVAPMEFIPLAEETGLIVPIGDWVIREACRAAAGWPARLRIAVNLSVSQFRHASLLSTVVAALDETGLNADRLEIEVTESVFLTDADQSLPRLRALKELGVRIAIDDFGTGYSSLSYLRSFPFDKIKLDRSFVSGIETDAGNLAIVRAVVGIGSGFNATTLAEGIETEEQLQKLRAEGFSEVQGYLLGRPMPQHEAEALIHGRAQKTASSRR
- the serA gene encoding phosphoglycerate dehydrogenase gives rise to the protein MAPRVLVSDELSETAVQIFRDRGVEVDFEPQLGKDKDRLLEVIGKYDGLAIRSATKVTEKIIEGATNLKVVGRAGIGVDNVDIPAASRRGIIVMNTPFGNSITTAEHAIALMFAVARQLPAADTSTQAGKWEKSKFMGVEITGKTLGVIGAGNIGSIVCARAIGLKMHVVAYDPFLSKERAEEMGVTKVELEELFARADFITLHVPMTDKTRGILNKEALAKTKPGVRIINCARGGLVDEAALAEAIKSGHVAGAAFDVFEVEPAKESPLFGLPNVVCTPHLGASTTEAQENVALQVAEQMADYLVNGAVSNAINMPSITAEEAPILKPFIRLADVLGAFVGQVTEEPIKEIEILYDGITANMNTRALTSAVLAGLIRPQVADVNMVSAPIMIKEKGIVLSEVKRDKTGVFDGYIKLTVTTESMTRSVAGTVFSDGKPRFIQIKGINLDADVGSHMIYITNTDVPGMIGFIGTTLGAAGVNIANFQLGRDKQGGDAIALLYVDGKVDDAVLAELTAHQAVRQAKPLTFNID
- a CDS encoding phosphoserine transaminase, with protein sequence MAKTAKPDIRPHNTHFSSGPCSKRPGWSLDALSDAALGRSHRAKVGKVKLKQAIDLTREILDVPADYRIGIVPASDTGAVEMALWSLLGERGVDMLAWESFGAGWVTDVVKQLKLKDVRKLEAGYGELPDLSTVDFDRDVVFTWNGTTSGVRVPNADFIPANRKGLTICDATSAAFAQELDFAKLDVVTFSWQKVLGGEGAHGVIILSPRAVERLVTYTPAWPLPKIFRMTSGGKLTEGIFQGETINTPSMLCVEDYIDALVWAKQLGGLKGLIARADANAKVIHDFVAANDWIANLAVKAETASNTSVCLKIVDKDIAALDDDGQANFAKGLVGLLEKEGVAYDVGHYRDAPSGLRIWAGATIEASDMQKLMPWLSWAFETQKAQFTQAAA
- a CDS encoding outer membrane protein, translating into MKRSLSGIFAALLIATNAYSADLAPAEPIPEQPPEVTVTEATGWYLRGDVGYAFTDLRGARYFQGSNATEVDFDRADLDDAWTVGGGVGYQINSYLRTDLTFDYLTQADFKGSTVGQCGFPLVDCTSSDRSSLTAYTLLANAYVDLGTYGYVTPYVGAGIGGSYVKWKNLRNVACADDGSFCDDQVTHGGKGNWRFTYALMAGASIDVTCNVKADVGYRYLHIDGGNMFGYAENGGPGRDKGLSVHEARVGARYLFGGCAQASYEPPPEIPLQQPVYK
- the glmM gene encoding phosphoglucosamine mutase, with the protein product MKRRYFGTDGIRGQSNVFPMTPDLAMRVGIAAGTIFRRGNHRHRVVIGKDTRLSGYMLENAMVAGFTAAGLDAFILGPIPTPAVAMLTRSLRADLGVMISASHNPYEDNGIKLFGPDGYKLSDDIEAEIEDLLEKDLNARLAKSDDIGRAKRVDGVHDRYIEHAKRTLPRDVTLQGLRIAIDCANGAAYKVAPAVLWELGAEVVTIGNEPNGTNINLNCGSTSPVALQKKVDEVRADIGIALDGDADRVIIVDENGSIVDGDQLMAVIAESWAESQQLRGNGIVATVMSNLGLERFLDDKGLGLARTKVGDRYVVEHMRQHNYNVGGEQSGHIVLSDYGTTGDGLVAALQILAAVKRTGRTVSEVCRRFEPVPQLLRNVRISGGKPLEDIQVQKAIADAEAELARNGRLVIRPSGTEPLIRVMAEGDDRAQIERIVNELIGTISNVRTAA